In Desulfuromonas sp. KJ2020, a single window of DNA contains:
- the mgtE gene encoding magnesium transporter translates to MKTEKTCKFSNPGEINAWLRDKTPLQIAEETAHLDPTQQEAIFRQINRELSLNIFKQLNVAQQERMLSIAEREHAVFLVEELDPDDRARLFNELSAEVVDGYLAELSPEERRLTNQLLSYPVESAGRIMSPEFLALHPAMTLVEALDYIRKNGRKAETVHTLPVTDEQNRLIGLCELSDLVLGAPERQVAEIMHKDPHAVKPGADQEEVARLLQAADMLAVPVVDEDGLLLGIVTIDDAMDVLTLEEGEDLARAGGAEPLGRPYFSVSDFRLAKSRVLWLVVLIFAATLTVQVLNLFESTLETVVSLALFIPLLIGTGGNAGAQSSTTIVRSMAVGDVQPSDFVRTILREARVGFLLGAMLGLLSYLPVSLYAGHALALVVSLTLVSICTLASVVGSVMPLAARFLGVDPAVASAPFVTTIVDATGLLVYFLIAKAVLNL, encoded by the coding sequence TTGAAGACGGAAAAGACCTGCAAATTTTCAAATCCCGGTGAAATCAACGCCTGGCTCAGGGACAAAACGCCGCTGCAGATCGCTGAAGAAACGGCTCACCTGGACCCCACTCAACAGGAGGCTATTTTTCGGCAGATTAACCGGGAGCTGTCACTGAATATTTTCAAACAGCTCAATGTCGCCCAGCAGGAGCGGATGTTGTCGATTGCAGAGCGGGAACACGCCGTTTTCCTGGTGGAAGAGCTCGACCCCGACGACCGGGCTCGATTGTTCAATGAACTCTCCGCTGAGGTAGTGGACGGATATCTGGCGGAACTGAGCCCTGAGGAACGGCGTCTTACCAATCAGCTGCTCAGTTATCCGGTAGAGTCGGCCGGGCGCATCATGAGCCCGGAATTTCTTGCCCTGCACCCGGCAATGACTCTCGTAGAGGCGCTGGACTACATCCGTAAAAACGGCCGCAAAGCCGAAACCGTCCACACCTTGCCGGTGACGGATGAACAAAACCGGTTGATCGGCCTGTGCGAACTGAGCGATTTGGTGCTCGGCGCCCCTGAACGGCAGGTCGCTGAGATCATGCACAAAGACCCTCATGCCGTAAAACCGGGCGCTGACCAGGAAGAAGTCGCCCGCCTGCTGCAGGCGGCCGATATGCTGGCTGTGCCGGTCGTTGACGAGGATGGTCTGCTGCTGGGGATCGTGACCATTGACGACGCCATGGATGTGCTGACCCTGGAAGAAGGCGAGGACCTGGCCCGCGCCGGCGGGGCCGAGCCCTTGGGTCGGCCCTACTTTTCAGTCTCGGACTTTCGTCTGGCCAAGTCGCGGGTGCTGTGGCTGGTGGTGCTCATTTTTGCCGCCACCCTGACCGTGCAGGTGCTCAACCTGTTTGAGTCGACGCTGGAAACGGTGGTCAGCCTGGCGCTCTTTATCCCGCTACTCATCGGGACTGGCGGCAACGCCGGCGCTCAGTCCTCCACCACTATCGTGCGCAGCATGGCGGTCGGCGACGTTCAGCCGAGCGACTTTGTTCGCACGATCCTGCGGGAAGCGCGCGTCGGCTTTCTGCTGGGCGCCATGCTGGGTCTGCTCAGTTACCTGCCGGTCAGCCTGTATGCGGGCCACGCCCTGGCGCTGGTCGTTTCGTTAACCCTGGTTTCGATCTGCACCCTGGCCTCCGTGGTCGGCTCGGTGATGCCCCTGGCCGCCCGCTTCTTAGGCGTCGACCCGGCTGTGGCCAGCGCGCCTTTTGTAACCACCATCGTCGATGCCACCGGCCTGCTGGTCTATTTTTTGATTGCGAAAGCGGTTTTGAATCTGTGA